A single window of Mugil cephalus isolate CIBA_MC_2020 chromosome 1, CIBA_Mcephalus_1.1, whole genome shotgun sequence DNA harbors:
- the hnf4a gene encoding hepatocyte nuclear factor 4-alpha isoform X4 has product MYGQDGTQHFTEPDSSPAESANMNASGHLAAGSLCAICGDRATGKHYGASSCDGCKGFFRRSVRKNHMYSCRFSRQCIVDKDKRNQCRYCRLKKCFRAGMKKEAVQNERDRISTRRSSYEDSSLPSINALIQADVLSRQITSPAPILNGDIRTKKIATITDVCESMKQQLLVLVEWAKYIPAFCDLPLDDQVALLRAHAGEHLLLGAAKRSMLYKDILLLGNDHIIPRNCPELEVGRVAVRILDELVLPFQELQIDDNEYACLKAIVFFDPGTTTHSAYAKGLSDPGKIKRMRYQVQVSLEDYINDRQYDSRGRFGELLLLLPTLQSITWQMIEQIQFVKLFGMAKIDNLLQEMLLGGSANEAPHAPHSLHPHLVQEHLSSNVIVTSNMPTPIHNGQISTPETPIPSPPTASSSEHYKMAQGVIATVPKQPTSIPQPTITKQEAI; this is encoded by the exons ACTCCTCACCGGCTGAAAGCGCCAACATGAACGCTAGCGGCCACCTGGCAGCAGGCAGTTTGTGCGCCATATGTGGAGACAGAGCGACTGGCAAACACTATGGGGCCTCCAGCTGTGACGGCTGCAAGGGCTTCTTCAGGCGCAGCGTCCGCAAAAACCACATGTACTCGTGCAG GTTCAGCAGACAATGTATTGTGGACAAAGACAAGCGAAATCAATGCCGATACTGCCGACTGAAGAAATGCTTCAGAGCTGGCATGAAGAAAGAAG CTGTACAGAATGAACGAGACAGAATCAGCACCAGGAGATCCAGCTACGAAGACAGCAGTTTACCGTCCATCAATGCACTCATCCAGGCAGATGTACTGTCAAGACAG ATCACATCCCCTGCTCCCATACTGAACGGCGACATAAGGACCAAAAAGATCGCCACCATCACAGACGTGTGTGAGTCCATGAAACAGCAGCTGTTGGTCCTGGTGGAGTGGGCCAAGTACATCCCAGCCTTCTGTGACCTGCCCTTGGATGACCAG GTGGCATTGCTGCGAGCTCATGCAGGGGAACATCTCCTGCTTGGTGCTGCAAAGAGGTCCATGCTGTACAAAGATATCCTCTTATTAG GAAATGACCACATTATTCCAAGAAACTGCCCAGAGCTAGAAGTGGGCAGGGTAGCAGTGAGAATCCTGGATGAGCTGGTGCTTCCCTTCCAAGAGCTTCAGATAGATGACAATGAATATGCATGCTTGAAAGCCATAGTTTTCTTTGACCCAGGTACTACAACTCATTCAGCTT ATGCTAAAGGTCTGAGTGACCCCGGAAAGATCAAGCGAATGCGATATCAGGTCCAGGTCAGCCTGGAGGACTACATCAATGACAGGCAGTACGACTCTCGAGGCCGCTTCGGggagctgctcctgctgctgccaacGCTACAGAGCATCACCTGGCAAATGATTGAACAGATCCAGTTTGTCAAACTCTTCGGCATGGCAAAGATCGACAACCTCCTACAAGAAATGCTTCTTGGAG GTTCTGCTAACGAGGCACCACATGCACCTCATTCTCTGCACCCTCATCTGGTTCAGGAGCACCTCAGCAGCAACGTTATAGTGACCAGCAACATGCCAACGCCGATCCACAATGGTCAGATCT CCACTCCTGAAACCCCGATCCCGTCTCCACCCACTGCCTCCAGCTCAGAACATTATAAAATGGCTCAGGGGGTCATAGCCACCGTGCCCAAGCAGCCAACCTCCATCCCTCAGCCCACCATTACAAAGCAAGAGGCCATCTAA
- the hnf4a gene encoding hepatocyte nuclear factor 4-alpha isoform X3 — translation MVNVNTQVSSSMELPFDSSPAESANMNASGHLAAGSLCAICGDRATGKHYGASSCDGCKGFFRRSVRKNHMYSCRFSRQCIVDKDKRNQCRYCRLKKCFRAGMKKEAVQNERDRISTRRSSYEDSSLPSINALIQADVLSRQITSPAPILNGDIRTKKIATITDVCESMKQQLLVLVEWAKYIPAFCDLPLDDQVALLRAHAGEHLLLGAAKRSMLYKDILLLGNDHIIPRNCPELEVGRVAVRILDELVLPFQELQIDDNEYACLKAIVFFDPGTTTHSAYAKGLSDPGKIKRMRYQVQVSLEDYINDRQYDSRGRFGELLLLLPTLQSITWQMIEQIQFVKLFGMAKIDNLLQEMLLGGSANEAPHAPHSLHPHLVQEHLSSNVIVTSNMPTPIHNGQISTPETPIPSPPTASSSEHYKMAQGVIATVPKQPTSIPQPTITKQEAI, via the exons ACTCCTCACCGGCTGAAAGCGCCAACATGAACGCTAGCGGCCACCTGGCAGCAGGCAGTTTGTGCGCCATATGTGGAGACAGAGCGACTGGCAAACACTATGGGGCCTCCAGCTGTGACGGCTGCAAGGGCTTCTTCAGGCGCAGCGTCCGCAAAAACCACATGTACTCGTGCAG GTTCAGCAGACAATGTATTGTGGACAAAGACAAGCGAAATCAATGCCGATACTGCCGACTGAAGAAATGCTTCAGAGCTGGCATGAAGAAAGAAG CTGTACAGAATGAACGAGACAGAATCAGCACCAGGAGATCCAGCTACGAAGACAGCAGTTTACCGTCCATCAATGCACTCATCCAGGCAGATGTACTGTCAAGACAG ATCACATCCCCTGCTCCCATACTGAACGGCGACATAAGGACCAAAAAGATCGCCACCATCACAGACGTGTGTGAGTCCATGAAACAGCAGCTGTTGGTCCTGGTGGAGTGGGCCAAGTACATCCCAGCCTTCTGTGACCTGCCCTTGGATGACCAG GTGGCATTGCTGCGAGCTCATGCAGGGGAACATCTCCTGCTTGGTGCTGCAAAGAGGTCCATGCTGTACAAAGATATCCTCTTATTAG GAAATGACCACATTATTCCAAGAAACTGCCCAGAGCTAGAAGTGGGCAGGGTAGCAGTGAGAATCCTGGATGAGCTGGTGCTTCCCTTCCAAGAGCTTCAGATAGATGACAATGAATATGCATGCTTGAAAGCCATAGTTTTCTTTGACCCAGGTACTACAACTCATTCAGCTT ATGCTAAAGGTCTGAGTGACCCCGGAAAGATCAAGCGAATGCGATATCAGGTCCAGGTCAGCCTGGAGGACTACATCAATGACAGGCAGTACGACTCTCGAGGCCGCTTCGGggagctgctcctgctgctgccaacGCTACAGAGCATCACCTGGCAAATGATTGAACAGATCCAGTTTGTCAAACTCTTCGGCATGGCAAAGATCGACAACCTCCTACAAGAAATGCTTCTTGGAG GTTCTGCTAACGAGGCACCACATGCACCTCATTCTCTGCACCCTCATCTGGTTCAGGAGCACCTCAGCAGCAACGTTATAGTGACCAGCAACATGCCAACGCCGATCCACAATGGTCAGATCT CCACTCCTGAAACCCCGATCCCGTCTCCACCCACTGCCTCCAGCTCAGAACATTATAAAATGGCTCAGGGGGTCATAGCCACCGTGCCCAAGCAGCCAACCTCCATCCCTCAGCCCACCATTACAAAGCAAGAGGCCATCTAA
- the hnf4a gene encoding hepatocyte nuclear factor 4-alpha isoform X2, with protein sequence MDMADYSEALDPAYTTLEFENMQVLPLGTDSSPAESANMNASGHLAAGSLCAICGDRATGKHYGASSCDGCKGFFRRSVRKNHMYSCRFSRQCIVDKDKRNQCRYCRLKKCFRAGMKKEAVQNERDRISTRRSSYEDSSLPSINALIQADVLSRQITSPAPILNGDIRTKKIATITDVCESMKQQLLVLVEWAKYIPAFCDLPLDDQVALLRAHAGEHLLLGAAKRSMLYKDILLLGNDHIIPRNCPELEVGRVAVRILDELVLPFQELQIDDNEYACLKAIVFFDPDAKGLSDPGKIKRMRYQVQVSLEDYINDRQYDSRGRFGELLLLLPTLQSITWQMIEQIQFVKLFGMAKIDNLLQEMLLGGSANEAPHAPHSLHPHLVQEHLSSNVIVTSNMPTPIHNGQISTPETPIPSPPTASSSEHYKMAQGVIATVPKQPTSIPQPTITKQEAI encoded by the exons ATGGACATGGCAGACTACAGCGAGGCTCTGGACCCAGCCTACACCACGCTGGAGTTCGAAAACATGCAAGTGCTCCCCTTGGGAACAG ACTCCTCACCGGCTGAAAGCGCCAACATGAACGCTAGCGGCCACCTGGCAGCAGGCAGTTTGTGCGCCATATGTGGAGACAGAGCGACTGGCAAACACTATGGGGCCTCCAGCTGTGACGGCTGCAAGGGCTTCTTCAGGCGCAGCGTCCGCAAAAACCACATGTACTCGTGCAG GTTCAGCAGACAATGTATTGTGGACAAAGACAAGCGAAATCAATGCCGATACTGCCGACTGAAGAAATGCTTCAGAGCTGGCATGAAGAAAGAAG CTGTACAGAATGAACGAGACAGAATCAGCACCAGGAGATCCAGCTACGAAGACAGCAGTTTACCGTCCATCAATGCACTCATCCAGGCAGATGTACTGTCAAGACAG ATCACATCCCCTGCTCCCATACTGAACGGCGACATAAGGACCAAAAAGATCGCCACCATCACAGACGTGTGTGAGTCCATGAAACAGCAGCTGTTGGTCCTGGTGGAGTGGGCCAAGTACATCCCAGCCTTCTGTGACCTGCCCTTGGATGACCAG GTGGCATTGCTGCGAGCTCATGCAGGGGAACATCTCCTGCTTGGTGCTGCAAAGAGGTCCATGCTGTACAAAGATATCCTCTTATTAG GAAATGACCACATTATTCCAAGAAACTGCCCAGAGCTAGAAGTGGGCAGGGTAGCAGTGAGAATCCTGGATGAGCTGGTGCTTCCCTTCCAAGAGCTTCAGATAGATGACAATGAATATGCATGCTTGAAAGCCATAGTTTTCTTTGACCCAG ATGCTAAAGGTCTGAGTGACCCCGGAAAGATCAAGCGAATGCGATATCAGGTCCAGGTCAGCCTGGAGGACTACATCAATGACAGGCAGTACGACTCTCGAGGCCGCTTCGGggagctgctcctgctgctgccaacGCTACAGAGCATCACCTGGCAAATGATTGAACAGATCCAGTTTGTCAAACTCTTCGGCATGGCAAAGATCGACAACCTCCTACAAGAAATGCTTCTTGGAG GTTCTGCTAACGAGGCACCACATGCACCTCATTCTCTGCACCCTCATCTGGTTCAGGAGCACCTCAGCAGCAACGTTATAGTGACCAGCAACATGCCAACGCCGATCCACAATGGTCAGATCT CCACTCCTGAAACCCCGATCCCGTCTCCACCCACTGCCTCCAGCTCAGAACATTATAAAATGGCTCAGGGGGTCATAGCCACCGTGCCCAAGCAGCCAACCTCCATCCCTCAGCCCACCATTACAAAGCAAGAGGCCATCTAA
- the ttpal gene encoding alpha-tocopherol transfer protein-like has protein sequence MADQHESIDLRSPPVDPSAAAGHSWFPGPPPPIYSCTLTPELVAKAREELQEKPEWRLRDVQALRDMILKEQPNLRTRLDDAFLLRFLRARKFDYDRALQLLLNYHAGRKTWPEVFQDLKPSTVKHVLDLGFLTVLPRPDPSGRYILCLRPGKWKPNDYPFVDNVRAIYLTLEKLIQPEETQVNGIVILADYTGVGMSQASNPGPFLAKKVVSILQDGFPIRIKAVNIINEPRIFKGIFAIIKPFLKEKMAERYILHGSDLRSLHRNIPRSVLPEEYGGTAGQLDMSAWSSLLLNCEEEFIVEFCQPDPLEGVELPDSMLFEGEQASGQDDDAFRGLRSQLYYCY, from the exons ATGGCCGACCAGCATGAGTCCATCGATCTCAGAAGTCCTCCAGTGGACccatcagcagctgcaggacaCAGCTGGTTCCCCGGGCCTCCTCCACCCATCTATTCCTGTACCCTGACCCCTGAACTGGTGGCCAAGGCACGGGAGGAGCTCCAGGAGAAGCCGGAGTGGCGTCTCCGGGATGTCCAAGCATTGAGAGACATGATACTGAAG GAACAACCCAATCTCAGGACCCGTCTGGATGATGCGTTCCTCTTGCGCTTCCTGCGGGCCAGGAAGTTTGATTACGATCGAGCCCTTCAGCTGCTTCTCAATTACCATGCTGGCCGTAAGACTTGGCCAGAGGTGTTCCAGGACCTGAAACCATCCACAGTCAAACATGTACTGGACCTGGGCTTTCTCACAGTCCTGCCACGGCCGGACCCCAGTGGAAGATACATCCTCTGCCTCCGTCctg GAAAATGGAAACCAAATGATTATCCATTCGTTGACAATGTGAGAGCCATTTATCTGACTCTGGAGAAGCTGATCCAGCCAGAGGAAACACAGGTGAATGGTATCGTCATCTTAGCTGACTACACCGGAGTAGGCATGTCCCAAGCATCCAATCCAGGCCCATTTCTTGCTAAAAAAGTTGTGAGCATCCTccag GATGGGTTTCCAATCAGAATCAAGGCCGTTAACATAATTAACGAGCCCCGGATTTTCAAAGGCATCTTTGCTATAATTAAGCCCTttctgaaggagaagatggCAGAGAGG TACATCCTCCACGGCTCTGACCTGCGCTCTCTGCACCGGAACATCCCGAGGTCGGTCCTGCCGGAGGAATACGGCGGCACCGCGGGCCAGCTGGACATGAGCGCCTGGTCGAGTCTGCTGCTGAACTGCGAGGAGGAATTCATAGTGGAGTTCTGCCAGCCGGATCCACTAGAGGGCGTGGAGCTCCCAGACTCCATGCTATTCGAAGGGGAGCAGGCCAGTGGGCAGGATGACGACGCCTTCAGGGGGCTGCGCTCTCAGCTCTACTACTGCTACTGA
- the hnf4a gene encoding hepatocyte nuclear factor 4-alpha isoform X1, whose protein sequence is MDMADYSEALDPAYTTLEFENMQVLPLGTDSSPAESANMNASGHLAAGSLCAICGDRATGKHYGASSCDGCKGFFRRSVRKNHMYSCRFSRQCIVDKDKRNQCRYCRLKKCFRAGMKKEAVQNERDRISTRRSSYEDSSLPSINALIQADVLSRQITSPAPILNGDIRTKKIATITDVCESMKQQLLVLVEWAKYIPAFCDLPLDDQVALLRAHAGEHLLLGAAKRSMLYKDILLLGNDHIIPRNCPELEVGRVAVRILDELVLPFQELQIDDNEYACLKAIVFFDPGTTTHSAYAKGLSDPGKIKRMRYQVQVSLEDYINDRQYDSRGRFGELLLLLPTLQSITWQMIEQIQFVKLFGMAKIDNLLQEMLLGGSANEAPHAPHSLHPHLVQEHLSSNVIVTSNMPTPIHNGQISTPETPIPSPPTASSSEHYKMAQGVIATVPKQPTSIPQPTITKQEAI, encoded by the exons ATGGACATGGCAGACTACAGCGAGGCTCTGGACCCAGCCTACACCACGCTGGAGTTCGAAAACATGCAAGTGCTCCCCTTGGGAACAG ACTCCTCACCGGCTGAAAGCGCCAACATGAACGCTAGCGGCCACCTGGCAGCAGGCAGTTTGTGCGCCATATGTGGAGACAGAGCGACTGGCAAACACTATGGGGCCTCCAGCTGTGACGGCTGCAAGGGCTTCTTCAGGCGCAGCGTCCGCAAAAACCACATGTACTCGTGCAG GTTCAGCAGACAATGTATTGTGGACAAAGACAAGCGAAATCAATGCCGATACTGCCGACTGAAGAAATGCTTCAGAGCTGGCATGAAGAAAGAAG CTGTACAGAATGAACGAGACAGAATCAGCACCAGGAGATCCAGCTACGAAGACAGCAGTTTACCGTCCATCAATGCACTCATCCAGGCAGATGTACTGTCAAGACAG ATCACATCCCCTGCTCCCATACTGAACGGCGACATAAGGACCAAAAAGATCGCCACCATCACAGACGTGTGTGAGTCCATGAAACAGCAGCTGTTGGTCCTGGTGGAGTGGGCCAAGTACATCCCAGCCTTCTGTGACCTGCCCTTGGATGACCAG GTGGCATTGCTGCGAGCTCATGCAGGGGAACATCTCCTGCTTGGTGCTGCAAAGAGGTCCATGCTGTACAAAGATATCCTCTTATTAG GAAATGACCACATTATTCCAAGAAACTGCCCAGAGCTAGAAGTGGGCAGGGTAGCAGTGAGAATCCTGGATGAGCTGGTGCTTCCCTTCCAAGAGCTTCAGATAGATGACAATGAATATGCATGCTTGAAAGCCATAGTTTTCTTTGACCCAGGTACTACAACTCATTCAGCTT ATGCTAAAGGTCTGAGTGACCCCGGAAAGATCAAGCGAATGCGATATCAGGTCCAGGTCAGCCTGGAGGACTACATCAATGACAGGCAGTACGACTCTCGAGGCCGCTTCGGggagctgctcctgctgctgccaacGCTACAGAGCATCACCTGGCAAATGATTGAACAGATCCAGTTTGTCAAACTCTTCGGCATGGCAAAGATCGACAACCTCCTACAAGAAATGCTTCTTGGAG GTTCTGCTAACGAGGCACCACATGCACCTCATTCTCTGCACCCTCATCTGGTTCAGGAGCACCTCAGCAGCAACGTTATAGTGACCAGCAACATGCCAACGCCGATCCACAATGGTCAGATCT CCACTCCTGAAACCCCGATCCCGTCTCCACCCACTGCCTCCAGCTCAGAACATTATAAAATGGCTCAGGGGGTCATAGCCACCGTGCCCAAGCAGCCAACCTCCATCCCTCAGCCCACCATTACAAAGCAAGAGGCCATCTAA